AGGCGGGCGCCTTGCCCGCCGCCTTTGCCCCCGCCTCGGTGGGCTTGGCCCCGGTGTGGCCGACCGCCTGGCAGGTGATGACCACGGGGGAGAGCGCCCGGGGCACACCGGCGATGACCAGCTGCTGCCGGGGCTTCTGCTCCGCGCCGCCTTGCTCGGAGGCGCCGCTGCCCTTGTCGCTGCTGTTATCTCCCGAGTCAGCGCTGTAGGAGCTTTTGATGAGCTTCCGCACGTCCCGCACCTGGTGGAGGATCCCCTGCGCTCTGTACTTGCTGTCCCTCACGTCGCGCACCAGGAACTGCGGCACTTTGTCGGTGCCGTCGCCGGCCTTGAGAGGCTTGAGCggctgccccctgccctcctccGGCGGCCGGCCTGCGATCTGCGGCGTCAGCAGCTGCGCGATGCTGAAAGCGGCGTCCCGGGGCTGCTGCACGCTGCCCAGGCTGATCTTGATCTCGGGCGCTTTGGGCTTGGCGGCGGGGGGCGAGGCGGCGGCCGAGGACACGGCGGAGGCGGCGGAACACTTGGTCGCCCTCTTGCCGGGATCCTTCTCGCGAGGGGTGTGCTGAATGGCGGGCACGAACAGGCGGGACATCTTGGTGGCCTTGCCGGCAGAGATCTCACCCAGGTCGGCTCGCCAGTCGTTCTTGGGAGAAAGTTTCAGCTTGCCGACGGGCgccctctcctccttcctttccGCCTCCCGCTCCTTCCAGGACCTGAAGGCGCTGTTCTGGCTGCGGAGGAAGGTGGCCTTGATGGCCTCCGAGGCGCTGCGCTTCACCTCGCACAGCTCCTCGGACAGCGCCCGGTCCAGGCTGCGGTTCCCCTCGCGGGCCGGCGACGCCTTGGAGGCCGGGGAGCGGCCCCCGCCGCCCTCGCCCGCATCCTCCGCCGGCGCCGCGGCGCCGTCCGAGCCGCCTTCCGAGTGCCGCGAGTTCTGCCGCTGCACGCCACCCtcccggtgccgctcccggccgccgccgccgccggggggTTCGGGCTCCCGGCCCGCGCCCGGCCCGGTGTAGGAGGTGTCGGTGATCTCACCCCGCTCCATCTTGAACTCGTGCTCCAGCTGCATCTTCTTGGAGATTACGTTTTTGAGGAGGCTGGAGGCGAACCTGGACTTCTTGCTGGAGCCCTTCCCGCCGCCCTCCGCCGCCGGCGGCTCCCCGGCCTCGGCGGCATCGCCGAGGTCCAGCAGGGTCACCACCCGGGAGCCCGCCCGCAGCCGCCGCGGCGTTTCGACGTGGGCGATCTCCCCGTCGAGCTTGCTGACCACGAACTCGAGGGCTTTGGTCTGCGAGCGGCCGGAGCGCAGCAGGCTGGGCTCGGCTCTCGGCCCCAGAGTGCCGCACTTGAGGTCCAGGTAGGTGGACCAGCGGTTGATGCCCAGGGCATTGTCGGACAGGGAGGCGGAGGAGGCGCGGGAGCCGGGGCGCAGGGTGTCGAAATAGGGGTACGCCAGGCTGCGGAAAGCCCTGGCCGTAAGGTTTCGCACCTCTTTGTCGGCATCGTCCAGCTCGCTGACGGCGCTGGAGGCGCCGCTCGAgtgctcccctgccctggcGGCCCCGCAGCGCGTCTGCAGCCGCGCGGGCACCGCGATGAACTTTTTCGCGTGGTCGCGGAGCGCATCCTGTTTTAAACTCGCACTGCGGTCGGGAGCCGCGGCGACACGGAGACTCATGTCGCCTTCATGCTTGGCAGCGTAAACAGTGTTTTGCTTTCCGTGCACGTTGCTAGACTCATTTATAGCCCGGGAAGCGGCTTTGATTGATAGGAGAAGCTGGGCGCCCGGGCTCCCGCCGGGGCGGCCGGGCTGCTTGGACCGGCTTTCCCCCGAGCTGGCGCGCTTGTCCGCGCCGGGGGTGTCGTGTTCGGAGGTAAGGCTGACGATCTCGGTGCTGCTGGTGTTGTCGATGCTGTCCGTCTGGTTGTTGGGGTCGCTGGTGGTCGTGCTAAGGTAGCAGCtattctcctcctcctccgtcAGCGTGTCCCCCGGGGTCTCGTCGCTCCCGAAGGAGGCGTAGTCAACGAAGGAGTAGATCACGTTGTTATCCTCGAAGTCCCAGCGGGCGGCCAGCCCCGCGTCGAAGTCCATGTCGTGGTCCACCTCGCTGAGCTGGATCTCCTGCGTGCTGATATAGTGCGCCTCGTCGCGGCCGCCGCCGGGAGGGGAGCCCGGGGGGGCGCCGGGGGGAGTCGCCTTGCGCCCCGCGACCTCATCCTCCACTTCGCTTTCGTAGCCGAAGGACGACGAGGAAGTTTTGCCCTCCGTCGACACCGGGTCGCCCGTTGCGGGAGAGTCGTCCGCCTTGGTCACGGGcgaagggcaggaggaggaggaggactcGGGGCAGCCCCCCGCCTCCGGCgtcccgccgctccccgccgctcCCACGGAGCCGGGGCCGGTGTC
This sequence is a window from Melospiza georgiana isolate bMelGeo1 chromosome 5, bMelGeo1.pri, whole genome shotgun sequence. Protein-coding genes within it:
- the C5H4orf54 gene encoding uncharacterized protein C4orf54 homolog, whose product is MDAPGQRPASPRAGPEGAAAAERDPTPNPSPNPGPEAPVQEEREAAYVEIRGSPQGPEESRQKPELAPAGGAEGASGPAPDSGAGGTRDGDSASGGPPAEEAGPASSDRGRDRPPSPAAAAECGADTGPGSVGAAGSGGTPEAGGCPESSSSSCPSPVTKADDSPATGDPVSTEGKTSSSSFGYESEVEDEVAGRKATPPGAPPGSPPGGGRDEAHYISTQEIQLSEVDHDMDFDAGLAARWDFEDNNVIYSFVDYASFGSDETPGDTLTEEEENSCYLSTTTSDPNNQTDSIDNTSSTEIVSLTSEHDTPGADKRASSGESRSKQPGRPGGSPGAQLLLSIKAASRAINESSNVHGKQNTVYAAKHEGDMSLRVAAAPDRSASLKQDALRDHAKKFIAVPARLQTRCGAARAGEHSSGASSAVSELDDADKEVRNLTARAFRSLAYPYFDTLRPGSRASSASLSDNALGINRWSTYLDLKCGTLGPRAEPSLLRSGRSQTKALEFVVSKLDGEIAHVETPRRLRAGSRVVTLLDLGDAAEAGEPPAAEGGGKGSSKKSRFASSLLKNVISKKMQLEHEFKMERGEITDTSYTGPGAGREPEPPGGGGGRERHREGGVQRQNSRHSEGGSDGAAAPAEDAGEGGGGRSPASKASPAREGNRSLDRALSEELCEVKRSASEAIKATFLRSQNSAFRSWKEREAERKEERAPVGKLKLSPKNDWRADLGEISAGKATKMSRLFVPAIQHTPREKDPGKRATKCSAASAVSSAAASPPAAKPKAPEIKISLGSVQQPRDAAFSIAQLLTPQIAGRPPEEGRGQPLKPLKAGDGTDKVPQFLVRDVRDSKYRAQGILHQVRDVRKLIKSSYSADSGDNSSDKGSGASEQGGAEQKPRQQLVIAGVPRALSPVVITCQAVGHTGAKPTEAGAKAAGKAPACPPEGTVLVHRTSGRLPVATIAPNKSDARQPAVLKIVSKSSAPWRHQPPPPPERGRGPEEDPREESKAAPVQNALEKLTAAVRSMEELYSFNKREWKRKSDPLPITDSHVLSLIASQERGAGSRPAAAAPPPPPADKAEEPSGGKGPSSERLPRRPSNCAADKVSAKAAAFESLARQRQRGPPPPRTEPPAAPRALLTLRGAGGAAAPAPAKLPPEGGPRAPAPPRSPRLPAGGGGGGDAERGPDCGNYLSLPLKAAEPGSPPAAAATEGGGVRPSPVSASAAAAALCGLQPFGAPKPPGSPRPPPGPPPAEEPPAAAPPPAEGAPAALYRPPLPFAALPGAAPPPLLCFSPSVPAAATAAEPFPQTQRKVLLDVSTGQYYLVDTPVQQPLKRRLFDPETGQYVEVPVPQQPAVAPVPLPLSPLALNAGAYGATYMLYPGLLPAAAVLPAGALQRPLSHSGSDGSAPAEPGSPAAPEAAFPDSPYYVASSKGPPPPRHGPAEAKPVISITAPATGPRIVAPPSFDGTTMRFVVEHR